The following are encoded in a window of Deltaproteobacteria bacterium genomic DNA:
- a CDS encoding glutamate racemase has product MSDLRAAPIGVFDSGLGGLTVVRALERALPDESICYLGDTARVPYGTKSPATVVRYSLQVAHFLLDRGVKYLIIACNTASAHALEALQRELPLPVMGVVEPGARLAAHLTRSGQVGVIGTLGTVASGAYQRALQALDPSLVVFTQACPLLVPLAEEGWIDHPVTTQVVRHYLLELQAVAGDLDTLVLGCTHYPLLRGALTRQAAEIFGHPVELVDSGEAVAAAVAEDLAARGLRRTTPAPPEEDRFHFTDVSRFSELATRFLGRPIGHPELADL; this is encoded by the coding sequence ATGTCTGACCTTCGAGCAGCGCCGATCGGCGTCTTCGACTCCGGTCTCGGCGGTCTCACGGTCGTGCGCGCGCTCGAGAGGGCCCTTCCCGACGAGAGCATCTGCTACCTCGGGGACACGGCGCGCGTCCCCTACGGCACCAAGTCCCCCGCCACCGTGGTGCGCTACAGCCTGCAGGTGGCGCACTTCCTCCTCGACCGCGGGGTGAAGTACCTCATCATCGCGTGCAACACCGCCTCGGCGCATGCGCTCGAGGCGCTGCAGCGCGAGCTCCCGCTCCCCGTGATGGGCGTCGTCGAACCGGGCGCGCGCCTCGCGGCGCACCTCACGCGCAGCGGCCAGGTGGGGGTCATCGGCACGCTCGGCACGGTGGCCTCCGGCGCCTACCAGCGGGCGCTGCAGGCCCTCGACCCGAGCCTCGTCGTCTTCACCCAGGCCTGCCCGCTCCTCGTCCCCCTCGCCGAGGAGGGCTGGATAGACCACCCCGTCACGACGCAGGTGGTGCGGCACTACCTGCTCGAGCTCCAGGCCGTGGCCGGGGACCTCGACACACTGGTCCTCGGCTGCACGCACTACCCGCTTCTGCGTGGCGCGCTCACCCGGCAGGCCGCCGAGATCTTCGGGCACCCGGTCGAGCTCGTGGACTCGGGCGAGGCGGTCGCCGCCGCTGTGGCCGAGGACCTCGCGGCCCGTGGGCTCCGCCGTACGACCCCCGCACCGCCTGAAGAGGACCGCTTCCACTTCACGGACGTGAGTCGCTTCTCGGAGCTCGCCACGCGCTTTCTAGGCCGCCCGATCGGCCACCCCGAGCTGGCCGACCTCTGA
- a CDS encoding HD domain-containing protein codes for MEQIIAQRREAEEALRFAATVAHGGASPSEELARRAREVAADAGSLPGPLAQGLLEQLLLGPRVDEGLEWLQQAGLLAVLLPELEATVGFTQEMGRRHKDVWKHTKQVVAQSAPLPAVRWAALLHDVGKVPTRGSTPDGKVTFHGHPEVGARMFDRLTKRLPFPSALRTRVRFLILHHQRANSYASGWTDSAVRRFAREMGESLDELVLLARADITSARQEKRDQAARQIDELVERIRVIRELDAQRPPLPSGIGDVLMEKYALPPGRWIGDLKRELEAAIDRDELEPHQEASYYVEHLERTGRAEALRADAAKAPR; via the coding sequence ATGGAACAGATCATCGCCCAGCGGCGCGAGGCCGAGGAGGCGCTCAGGTTCGCCGCCACCGTGGCCCACGGCGGGGCATCTCCGTCGGAGGAGCTGGCCCGTCGCGCCCGCGAGGTGGCGGCCGACGCGGGCTCGCTGCCCGGTCCCCTGGCGCAGGGGCTGCTCGAGCAGCTCCTCCTCGGACCGCGCGTGGACGAGGGCCTGGAATGGCTGCAGCAGGCGGGGCTGCTCGCCGTGCTCCTCCCCGAGCTCGAGGCCACCGTCGGCTTCACCCAGGAGATGGGGCGGCGGCACAAGGACGTCTGGAAGCACACCAAGCAGGTCGTCGCGCAGTCCGCACCCCTGCCGGCGGTGCGCTGGGCCGCGCTGCTCCACGACGTCGGCAAGGTCCCCACGCGGGGCAGCACTCCCGACGGAAAGGTGACCTTCCACGGCCACCCGGAGGTCGGCGCGCGCATGTTCGACCGACTGACGAAACGCCTGCCCTTCCCGTCGGCGCTGCGGACGCGCGTGCGCTTCCTCATCCTGCACCACCAGCGCGCGAACAGCTACGCGAGCGGGTGGACGGACTCCGCGGTGCGGCGCTTCGCCCGCGAGATGGGCGAGTCCCTCGACGAGCTGGTCCTGCTCGCCCGCGCGGACATCACCTCCGCCCGGCAAGAGAAGCGCGACCAGGCGGCGCGCCAGATCGACGAGCTCGTGGAACGCATCCGCGTGATCCGCGAGCTCGACGCGCAGCGGCCGCCGCTGCCGTCGGGGATCGGCGACGTGCTGATGGAGAAGTACGCGCTCCCTCCCGGCCGCTGGATCGGCGACCTGAAGCGCGAGCTCGAAGCGGCGATCGACCGCGACGAACTCGAGCCGCACCAGGAAGCCAGCTACTACGTCGAGCACCTCGAGCGCACCGGTCGCGCGGAGGCCCTGCGCGCCGACGCCGCGAAGGCTCCGCGGTGA
- a CDS encoding single-stranded DNA-binding protein: MTLAHAARELCREVARLRFAPPVTHVYNPLAYATELHEAYLARYGAGPKEVVLLGMNPGPFGMAQSGVPFGDVRLVREFLGLDGKVGRPAVEHPERPVTGLACPRSEVSGTRLWGAVRDHFRTPEAFFARFFVANYCPLAFMEASGRNRTPDKLPTEERDALYAACDRHLVRVVETLAPRHVVGVGAFAEQRARAALSGHDLRVGRIPHPSPASPAANQDWAGAARRALEQLGICGEKR, from the coding sequence GTGACCCTGGCTCACGCCGCGCGCGAGCTCTGTCGGGAGGTGGCGCGGCTTCGCTTCGCCCCCCCCGTGACGCACGTCTACAACCCGCTCGCCTACGCCACCGAGCTCCACGAGGCCTACCTCGCGCGCTACGGCGCGGGCCCCAAGGAGGTGGTGCTCCTCGGCATGAACCCGGGCCCCTTCGGCATGGCCCAGAGCGGCGTCCCCTTCGGCGACGTGCGCCTGGTGCGGGAGTTCCTCGGCCTCGACGGCAAGGTGGGCCGTCCCGCGGTCGAGCACCCGGAGCGACCGGTCACGGGGCTCGCCTGCCCGCGCAGCGAGGTGAGCGGCACCCGCCTCTGGGGAGCGGTGAGGGACCACTTCCGCACCCCCGAGGCCTTCTTCGCGCGCTTCTTCGTGGCCAACTACTGCCCGCTCGCCTTCATGGAGGCCTCGGGCCGAAATCGCACGCCCGACAAGCTGCCGACCGAGGAGCGCGACGCGCTCTACGCCGCGTGCGACCGACACCTCGTGCGCGTGGTCGAGACGCTCGCGCCCCGACACGTCGTCGGCGTGGGCGCCTTCGCCGAGCAGCGCGCCCGCGCCGCCCTCTCGGGGCACGACCTCCGCGTCGGCCGCATTCCGCACCCGAGCCCGGCAAGCCCGGCGGCCAACCAGGACTGGGCCGGCGCCGCCCGCCGCGCGCTCGAGCAGCTGGGCATCTGCGGCGAGAAACGATAA
- the ligA gene encoding NAD-dependent DNA ligase LigA, which produces MVRPRPPIPEAELEAMDLPALEAAIRHHNHLYWDLDRPEISDTDYDRLVERLRKLAPASPLLEKLGPAEEERYGQPVPHSSPMLSLDKCYTDGDLEEWAGKFAGEVLVTPKMDGIAAALRYDRQGRLVLAATRGRGHEGDDITANAKTIADIPHRISLGLLAPGLLAAKGQRSLFEPAAGTPELLEVRGEIYLRLSVFRVTKKDPDSDESFANPRNLAAGAIKQKRPEGCARYQLSFFAYDLLYAGLPTEQAKLDALHALGFPELEHRLVERSALREAYAHYAAKRDSLDFEIDGVVFKANRVDEQERLGSTAHHPRYAIAYKFQGESGTTTLEAVEWSVARTGAVTPVALIRPITLSGAQLSRASLHNAGFIDKLGLTLGAEVVVTRRGGVIPKIEEVAKPGHTSVTLPERCPSCGGPLERRKDVLYCVRPSACRQAQIGVVADYCRALDLDGLGDVLLGVCYDSGILRTPADLYALEPAALAPLKTGKKSKTGKDLTVGAKVAEKIVADIRSKRTVSLPVFLRALGIDDLGPQVSLALARHYGTFERLAEARPEEIEALHGFGAIMAQSIVEGLREKAELVGALRRHVTVASEEPAGAAAEGPLAGQSFVFTGALTTCDRKTAQRKVQALGGETPSGVSRELTYLVVGDGKGEGEKGEGTKGSKLTKAEKLVADGAALRIISESEFLALLGEK; this is translated from the coding sequence ATGGTGCGCCCCCGCCCCCCGATCCCCGAGGCCGAGCTCGAGGCGATGGACCTTCCCGCGCTCGAGGCGGCGATCCGGCATCACAACCACCTCTACTGGGACCTCGACCGCCCCGAGATCTCGGACACCGACTACGACCGCCTGGTCGAGCGGCTCCGGAAGCTGGCTCCTGCTTCCCCGCTCCTCGAGAAGCTCGGCCCCGCCGAGGAGGAACGCTACGGCCAGCCCGTCCCGCACAGCTCGCCGATGCTCTCGCTCGACAAGTGCTACACCGACGGCGACCTCGAGGAGTGGGCGGGCAAGTTCGCCGGGGAGGTGCTCGTCACGCCCAAGATGGACGGCATCGCCGCGGCCCTCCGGTACGATCGCCAGGGACGGCTCGTCCTCGCCGCCACGCGCGGCCGCGGGCACGAAGGGGACGACATCACGGCCAACGCAAAGACGATCGCCGACATCCCACACCGCATCTCTCTGGGCCTGCTCGCGCCGGGTCTCCTCGCAGCGAAGGGGCAGCGCTCGCTCTTCGAGCCCGCCGCCGGCACGCCCGAGCTGCTCGAGGTGCGGGGCGAGATCTACCTGCGTCTGAGCGTCTTCCGCGTCACGAAGAAGGACCCCGACTCCGACGAGAGCTTCGCCAACCCGAGGAACCTGGCGGCGGGCGCCATCAAGCAGAAGAGGCCCGAGGGGTGCGCGCGCTACCAGCTCTCCTTCTTCGCGTACGACCTGCTCTACGCCGGACTCCCCACCGAGCAGGCGAAGCTGGACGCGCTCCACGCCCTCGGCTTCCCCGAGCTCGAGCACCGGCTGGTGGAGCGCTCCGCGCTGCGAGAGGCCTACGCCCACTACGCCGCGAAGCGCGACAGCCTCGACTTCGAGATCGACGGCGTGGTCTTCAAGGCCAATCGCGTCGACGAGCAGGAGCGACTCGGGAGCACCGCGCACCACCCGCGCTACGCCATCGCCTACAAGTTCCAGGGGGAGTCGGGGACCACGACCCTCGAGGCCGTGGAGTGGAGCGTGGCGCGCACCGGAGCGGTCACCCCCGTGGCGCTGATCCGGCCGATCACGCTCTCGGGGGCGCAGCTTTCGCGCGCGTCGCTGCACAACGCGGGCTTCATCGACAAGCTCGGACTCACCCTCGGCGCCGAGGTCGTCGTCACCCGGCGCGGCGGAGTGATCCCCAAGATCGAGGAGGTCGCCAAGCCCGGGCACACGAGCGTGACGCTCCCCGAACGCTGCCCCTCCTGCGGCGGCCCGCTCGAGCGCCGCAAGGACGTCCTCTACTGCGTGCGCCCCAGCGCGTGCCGGCAGGCCCAGATCGGCGTCGTCGCCGACTACTGCCGCGCGCTCGACCTCGACGGTCTCGGCGACGTGCTCCTCGGCGTCTGCTACGACAGCGGCATCCTGCGCACGCCCGCCGACCTCTATGCGCTCGAGCCCGCGGCGCTCGCACCGCTCAAGACGGGCAAGAAGTCCAAGACCGGCAAGGACCTCACCGTCGGCGCGAAGGTCGCGGAAAAGATCGTGGCCGACATCCGGAGCAAGCGCACCGTCTCCCTCCCCGTCTTCTTGCGGGCCCTCGGCATCGACGACCTCGGCCCGCAGGTCTCGCTCGCCCTCGCGCGCCACTACGGCACCTTCGAGCGGCTCGCCGAGGCGCGCCCCGAGGAGATCGAGGCCCTCCACGGCTTCGGCGCGATCATGGCCCAGTCGATCGTCGAGGGGCTGCGCGAGAAGGCCGAGCTCGTGGGCGCGCTGCGACGGCACGTCACGGTCGCGAGCGAGGAACCGGCCGGCGCGGCGGCGGAGGGGCCGCTCGCGGGGCAGAGCTTCGTCTTCACCGGCGCCCTCACGACGTGCGACCGCAAGACCGCGCAGCGCAAGGTCCAGGCGCTCGGCGGAGAGACCCCGTCGGGAGTCAGCCGCGAGCTCACCTACCTCGTGGTCGGAGACGGCAAGGGGGAGGGGGAGAAGGGGGAGGGCACGAAGGGGAGCAAGCTCACCAAGGCGGAGAAGCTCGTGGCCGACGGCGCCGCGCTGCGAATCATCTCGGAGAGCGAGTTCCTGGCCTTGCTCGGGGAGAAATGA
- a CDS encoding SPFH domain-containing protein, which translates to MGIGDFLKRGVAEMMVARPDEAKNQIIYKHPDRTIPTKAQLTVDSDEVALFFKDGKIVGLVQPGRHTLETSNIPFLSNLIDKFTGGNVLMAEVFFVTLREMTDFKFGGRIGSMEDPKSGVPVETMVHGTYSLKVSDPQKLLLGLVGMQKADNATFTGWFRDLLLKVIRDRIAELLVKKKWPLLDVTSGAYTEEVEEEVLTGCKRHIDDYGLTIMRLGNFVVSIKEEDEANLKKLYTDAAYIRMAGGMQGYQQFAAGKAMMGAGEGMAKGGDGGGGGGGLLGGAGLGVGFGLASMFQQNMGGHGQAAPSGPGGGFPQGSAGGGPGQVQGSAGMPAPGGGVAGSGVACAACGATVAPGRFCSECGQTLAAPKKFCTNCGGELASAAKFCAGCGTAAPR; encoded by the coding sequence ATGGGCATTGGCGATTTCCTCAAGCGCGGCGTCGCGGAGATGATGGTGGCCCGTCCCGACGAGGCCAAGAACCAGATCATCTACAAGCACCCGGACCGCACCATTCCGACCAAGGCCCAGCTCACCGTCGACTCCGACGAGGTGGCCCTCTTCTTCAAGGACGGCAAGATCGTCGGGCTCGTGCAGCCCGGGCGCCACACCCTCGAGACCTCGAACATCCCGTTCCTCTCGAACCTCATCGACAAGTTCACCGGCGGCAACGTGCTGATGGCCGAGGTGTTCTTCGTCACGCTGCGCGAGATGACGGACTTCAAGTTCGGCGGGCGCATCGGTTCGATGGAGGATCCGAAGTCGGGCGTACCGGTCGAGACGATGGTGCACGGCACCTACTCGCTCAAGGTGAGCGACCCTCAGAAGCTGCTCCTCGGCCTGGTGGGGATGCAGAAGGCCGACAACGCCACCTTCACCGGCTGGTTTCGGGATCTGCTGCTGAAGGTGATCCGCGACCGCATCGCCGAGCTGCTGGTGAAGAAGAAGTGGCCGCTGCTCGACGTCACCTCGGGGGCCTACACCGAGGAGGTGGAGGAAGAGGTCCTCACCGGCTGCAAGCGGCACATCGACGACTACGGCCTGACGATCATGCGGCTCGGCAACTTCGTCGTCTCCATCAAGGAGGAGGACGAGGCGAACCTGAAGAAGCTCTACACCGACGCGGCGTACATCCGCATGGCGGGCGGGATGCAGGGCTACCAGCAGTTCGCGGCGGGCAAGGCCATGATGGGCGCCGGGGAAGGGATGGCCAAGGGCGGGGATGGCGGCGGAGGTGGCGGTGGTCTCCTCGGCGGTGCGGGGCTCGGCGTGGGTTTCGGCCTGGCCTCGATGTTCCAGCAGAACATGGGCGGTCACGGCCAGGCGGCCCCCAGTGGGCCGGGCGGCGGGTTTCCGCAGGGGAGCGCGGGGGGCGGCCCGGGTCAGGTCCAGGGCTCCGCAGGAATGCCCGCGCCGGGCGGCGGAGTCGCAGGCTCCGGCGTGGCCTGCGCGGCCTGCGGTGCCACCGTCGCGCCGGGTCGCTTCTGCTCCGAGTGCGGCCAGACGCTCGCCGCGCCCAAGAAGTTCTGCACCAACTGCGGCGGCGAGCTGGCCAGCGCGGCGAAGTTCTGCGCCGGCTGCGGCACCGCGGCTCCTCGGTAG
- a CDS encoding (deoxy)nucleoside triphosphate pyrophosphohydrolase yields MPKSIRVVAAVIERDGQFLITQRRPEAVLPLLWEFPGGRVEEGETDQGALVRELRERLDAEAEVGDQLASMVHDYDGYSVTLVIFKTQLGTGDLRPVRVNDFRWVASGDFESYQFPPADQATMDKLLGFPAEKMTS; encoded by the coding sequence ATGCCCAAGTCCATCCGAGTGGTAGCCGCCGTGATCGAGCGAGACGGACAGTTCCTCATCACCCAGCGACGCCCCGAGGCCGTCCTGCCCCTCCTCTGGGAGTTTCCGGGAGGCCGCGTGGAAGAGGGTGAAACCGACCAGGGAGCCCTCGTCCGCGAGCTGCGCGAACGGCTCGACGCGGAGGCCGAGGTGGGAGACCAGCTGGCCAGCATGGTGCACGACTACGACGGCTACTCGGTGACCCTCGTGATCTTCAAGACGCAGCTCGGCACGGGCGACCTCCGGCCGGTACGGGTGAACGACTTCCGCTGGGTGGCCTCCGGCGACTTCGAGAGCTACCAGTTTCCGCCCGCGGACCAGGCGACGATGGACAAGCTCCTCGGCTTCCCCGCGGAAAAGATGACCTCATGA